One genomic region from Ananas comosus cultivar F153 unplaced genomic scaffold, ASM154086v1, whole genome shotgun sequence encodes:
- the LOC109706191 gene encoding protein SHI RELATED SEQUENCE 1-like → YTTPSHTHTNTTHSSSSYTRGFELWQQQQQQQQQQQQQTQSQSQFAAAAALLGFSGEGAAPPTMGGGGGGGGGGGAAAAAGRGRGGGGGGTSCQDCGNQAKKDCAHVRCRTCCKSRGLPCPTHVKSTWVPAAKRRERQQHLAAAAAALQRHRASHSASPASGGGGGSGGVDSSKRARELCAARPTAIVTATATALASSGGGGTVAGSFPSEVSSAAVFRCIRVSPMDEADDEFAYQTAVNIGGHVFKGILYDHGPDSHQYGGEPSSSPAAANAAAALAMSSSAAAMASAGLLDPSAVYPAPISAFMAGTQFFPQHPRP, encoded by the exons TACACCACCCCCTCCCACACCCACACCAACACCAcccactcctcctcctcctacacCCGCGGCTTCGAACTAtggcaacaacaacaacaacaacaacagcagcagcagcagcaaacgCAGTCGCAGTCGCAgttcgccgcggccgccgcgctCCTCGGCTTCTCCGGCGagggggcggcgccgccgacgatggggggcggcggcggcggcggaggcggtggcggcgcagcagcagcagcaggacgtggccgcggcggcggcggcggggggacGAGTTGCCAGGATTGCGGGAACCAGGCGAAGAAGGACTGCGCGCACGTGCGGTGCCGCACGTGCTGCAAGAGCCGGGGCCTCCCCTGCCCGACCCACGTGAAGAGCACGTGGGTCCCCGCCGCCAAGCGCCGCGAGCGCCAGCagcacctcgccgccgccgccgctgccctCCAACGCCACCGCGCCAGCCACTCCGCTTCCCCCGCCtctggcggcggcggtggcagcGGCGGTGTCGACTCCTCCAAACGGGCGCGCGAGCTGTGCGCTGCGCGTCCCACCGCCATcgtcaccgccaccgccaccgccctCGCCTCATCGG gtggaGGAGGGACGGTGGCGGGGAGTTTTCCGTCGGAGGTGAGCTCGGCCGCAGTGTTCCGATGCATACGGGTGAGCCCGATGGACGAGGCGGACGACGAGTTCGCATACCAGACGGCGGTGAACATCGGAGGCCACGTCTTCAAAGGCATACTCTACGACCACGGGCCCGACTCCCACCAATATGGAGGCGAGCCCTCCTCGTCGCCCGCTGCCGCCAACGCAGCCGCCGCACTCGCCATGAGTAGCTCTGCGGCAGCAATGGCTTCGGCCGGGTTGTTGGATCCTTCTGCGGTGTACCCGGCCCCGATAAGCGCATTCATGGCTGGTACTCAGTTCTTTCCTCAGCACCCTAGGCCTTAG
- the LOC109706192 gene encoding cysteine-rich receptor-like protein kinase 6: protein MICGNTGNYTANSTYQSNLNLILSSLAANASGGGAGFSEGTAGQTPNKVSGLALCRGDANASACGSCLRLGASDVLNLCPYDKDAIIWYDDCLIHFSDLHFLTSTGNSQQAVLYNSNKITYKPHVFDEMTAWLINRTADWAAHNTKSRFATAEAKYTADIPLYGLVQCTPDLTPVECWQCLQSLIGEMPQWFLGREGGRILGVRCNLRYEVYSFFDVAPSLRLVLPVVSAPAPAPVVHTPVFVPAREEGKKKNVTATVLAIALPLATALVLVSAICICFWRKRSAIKQPLLYETTAEEIRSVDSLLIDLPTLRAATGNFDEVNKLGEGGFGAVYKGILHDGHEIAVKRLSRSSGQGIEELKNELVLVAKLQHKNLVRLLGVCLEEQEKLLVYEYVPNRSLDTVLFDSEKKQQLDWGKRYRIINGIARALVYLHEDSQLKIIHRDLKASNILLGADMNPKISDFGLARLFGGDQTQGVTSRVVGTFGYMAPEYAMHGHFSIKSDVFSFGVLILEIITSRKNTATLKSEQAEDLLTYIWEHWINGTILE from the exons ATGATATGCGGCAACACCGGCAACTACACGGCGAACAGCACGTACCAGTCCAACCTCAACCTcatcctctcctccctcgccgccaacgcctccggcggcggcgccgggttCTCCGAAGGCACCGCCGGCCAGACCCCCAACAAGGTCTCCGGCCTCGCCCTCTGCCGCGGCGACGCCAACGCCTCCGCCTGCGGCTCCTGCCTCCGCCTCGGCGCCTCCGACGTCCTCAACCTCTGCCCCTACGACAAGGACGCCATCATCTG GTACGATGACTGCCTCATCCACTTCTCTGACTTGCACTTCCTCACCTCCACGGGCAACTCGCAGCAAGCGGTCTTGTATAACAGCAACAAAATCACCTACAAACCCCATGTATTTGATGAAATGACTGCATGGTTGATCAATAGAACAGCCGACTGGGCAGCACACAACACAAAGAGTAGGTTTGCGACGGCGGAGGCAAAGTACACAGCCGATATACCGTTATACGG GTTGGTGCAGTGTACACCAGATTTGACGCCAGTAGAGTGCTGGCAGTGTCTGCAAAGTCTAATTGGCGAGATGCCCCAGTGGTTCTTAGGGAGAGAGGGCGGGCGAATTCTTGGAGTGAGGTGCAATCTCCGGTATGAAGTGTATTCATTCTTTGATGTGGCACCCTCGCTAAGGCTTGTTCTTCCGGTAGTAAGTGCTCCAGCGCCTGCTCCTGTTGTACATACCCCAGTATTTGTTCCGGCTAGGGAAGAAg gaaagaagaagaatgtAACAGCAACAGTTCTCGCAATTGCCCTACCTCTAGCTACTGCTCTTGTTCTTGTATCTGCTATCTGCATTTGCTTCTGGAGGAAGAGATCAGCAATAAAACAACCACTATTAT ATGAAACTACTGCAGAGGAGATCAGAAGTGTTGACTCACTGCTTATTGATCTGCCAACACTGAGAGCTGCAACTGGTAATTTTGATGAGGTCAATAAACTTGGTGAGGGAGGATTTGGTGCTGTTTATAAG GGGATCCTACATGATGGGCATGAGATAGCAGTTAAAAGACTATCAAGAAGCTCAGGGCAAGGAATAGAGGAACTGAAAAATGAGCTTGTTCTTGTAGCCAAACTTCAACACAAGAATCTTGTAAGACTTCTAGGCGTATGCTTGGAGGAGCAAGAGAAGCTTCTTGTCTATGAATATGTGCCTAACAGAAGCTTAGACACCGTTCTTTTTG ATTCtgagaagaagcagcagcttgACTGGGGGAAGAGGTATAGGATCATTAATGGAATAGCTCGAGCACTAGTATATCTGCATGAAGATTCTCAGCTGAAAATTATTCATAGGGATTTGAAAGCTAGTAACATTTTACTAGGCGCAGACATGAACCCTAAGATTTCAGACTTTGGTCTGGCTAGGCTTTTTGGAGGAGATCAAACTCAGGGGGTCACGAGCCGCGTTGTTGGGACATT TGGATATATGGCACCAGAATATGCCATGCACGGCCACTTCTCAATCAAGTCAGATGTATTCAGCTTTGGTGTTCTTATTCTGGAGATCATCACATCGAGGAAAAACACTGCTACCCTCAAATCTGAGCAGGCTGAAGATCTCTTAACCTAT